The Natronospira bacteriovora DNA window TACATCGCCGGAAGCCTGAAAGACATCGAGTCCGACAACAACCATCGCTGATCCCAGTCACTTGCGCGAGTAATTCGGAAGGCGCCTCTGTGGTAGCGGCGTCCGCCTCGATCAACGCTTGGCCAGAGCCGTTAGCGGGCAGGGAGGCACCGCACGTTCACCGGCTCCGAAGGTGAGGCGTAAGGCGTAAGGCGTGAGGTGAAAGGCCGAAGCCTTTGGCTTCCGCGCTGCGCGCGATCCGCCCGGCCGGCAGGCCGGCCGTTGGGCGCCGTAGGCGCCCGGGTTGCCGCCTCACGCCTTACGCCTTACGCCTTACGCCTTACGCCTTACGCCTCACGCTCGAAGCCGCAACACCCCAAGCCACCCCGGCATCCTCTACCGCCCCTCCAGTCCACGCCCGGCGCCAGCCGAATGCCCAGCCCCTCCGATCAACCCCGGCCCCTCCGACCCGCACCCTCTCAGCACTCAGAACTCAGCACTGAGAACTCCCTTCCCCCCCTTGCCCAGAACCACCCAAACCCGGCAATCTGGCGACATCCCCAACAAAGGCCGCATCCCCGAATGAAAGTCCTCCTCACCGGCGCCAATGGTTTTATCGGCCGCCATGTCCTTGAGCAGCTGCTGGCGGGCGGCCATCAGGTCCGTGCGCTCAGCCGTCGGCCGGTGCTTGGCGTGGGTGAAGAACGTGAGGGGCTCGAATGGCAGGTCATTGATGACATCGGGCCGGAGACGGACTGGACCGATGCCCTGCGGGGCGTCGAGGTGATCATTCACCTGGCCGGCCACGCCCATCGGGCGGAGGGCGGGGATGATGACACGGCCCATGAGCGGATCAATTTTCACGGTACCCGCCGACTGGCGGAGTCAGCGGCCGGTCATGTGCGTCGGCTGATCTTTCTCAGCTCCATTGCCGTCCATGGCCTGCGGGAAAGCGACGCCGCCATCGACGAAGAAACGCCGCTGCGGCCCGCCAGTGCCTATGCCGAATCAAAGGCGCGGGCGGAGGAACATCTGGCCAGTGTGCAGGAACGAGGCTGGATGGAGACACTGTGCTTGCGTGTTCCGCTGGTGGTGGGGCCGAATGCACCGGGCAATCTCGGCCGGCTACAGGCAGCGGTGGCCCGGGGCTGGCCCCTGCCCTTCGCCGGTGTCCGCAATCAGCGCAGTCTGCTCGGCGCGACGCACCTGGCGCGGGCGCTGTGCGGCTGCATCGAAACCCCCGCCTTCAGTCGCAATGCCTATGTCCTGGCGGACGCCGAACCTCTCGGCACCGCCGACATGATTCGGGCACTGGCCGAGGGACAGGGTGGTGCCCCCCGGCTGTGGGCGCTGTCACCGGCCCTGCTACGCCGAACGGCCGTCCTGCTGGGCGGCAGCACCATGGCCGAACAATTGCTGGGGTCGCTCACCGTGAACGCCTCAAGCTTTCGAAGGGAAGTCGGAGACTACCAGCAACAGAGCACCTTCGAGGCCCTGCGCGACAGCATGATCCACGGCTGAGGCTCAGGCCGGCTTGCGCATCCTCATGGTCACCAGCCAGCAGAACCACAGCCCCGGCCCGAGGCGGCGCGCGAAGCGCTCGTCCATGCGCAGGCCCCAACCCATCAACGGCGGAATCAGCAGGCCGATGCGGGAAAAGCCCCGATAGCCCTGAATGCGATCGATCTCGAAATGGCGCTGCAGGATGCGGAAGGTCTTGCGGCTGAAAGGCCATTCCCAGTCCCGGTCGGACTGGAACGGCCGATAAAGCAGGCGAGCCAGCCGGTTCAGTGGCTCGGTCTGGGTGGGATCCACGGAAACCACCACCCCGCCCGGCTTGAGGACCTGGCTCAGGCGCCGGCACAGCACGTCGACATCGGGGAAGTGATGCAGCACCGAATGGGCGTAGACCACGTCGAAACCGGCTTCCGGCAGATCGGCCAGAAGAAAGTCACCGGCGATGGCGCGGGCATGGGGCAGGCCCTCCAGCTTTTCGTTGAGGGCGGCAACGGCACTGGGTGAAAGATCAATGCCGGTGTAATCACCGGCCTGCTCGGCCAGCCACAGGGACAGCTCATTGCCCCTGAAACAGCCCAGATCCAGCACCGCGCGCCCCGACAGATCCCCCAGCCATTGCTTGTGCCAGGCGATCACCCGCTCGCGCAGGCCGTGCCGGCGCTCGGCCCGCTGCAGGCCGCGGCGCAGGGCGGTCCAGCGATTGGTGATCCAGTTCGCCGCGGATTCATCCTGCCCGCCCGCCTGGAAGCGGGATTCGTAATAGGCTTTCTGTCGCCGGTTATCCATGCAATGCCAAGCGCTCCGTCAGGGGAGGCAGCCTCGAGGCCGAAGGCTCTATACTACCGCCCCACGATGCGAGACTCACACCGGGACCAGAGGATGCCCATGCAATGAATGGCTCGATGGCCGCTGTCAGCCTGGCAGCAATCCTTCTCAGCGCCCTGGGCTGCGGACTGTGGCGACCTCTGGCCAGACGCCTCGGATTCGTGGACGAGCCCAATCATCGCTCCCTGCACGAGCGACCCATGGTGCGTTCCGGGGGCCTGCCCATGGCCCTGGCCCTGCTGTTGGTACTGCTGCCCGCCTTCACCTTCCAGGCCATGACCCTGCCCTGGCCGTTGCTGCTGGCCCTGATGCTCGCCGCCGGCCTGACCCTGGTCTCGGCACTGGACGATCGCATTCCCCTGCCGGTTCTGCCCCGGCTGGGCAGCCACCTGCTGGCCTGTGTCCTGTTCGTGGCCCTGGGGCCGGAATTGCCGGCCTGGCTGGACGCCTGGCCACTCCCCGCCCTGCTGCCGGTCGGCCTGCTGGCGGTGCTGGCGCTGGCCTGGCTGATCAATCTCTACAACTTCATGGACGGCTCCGACGGCCTGGCCGGGGGGCAGGGCGTGATCGGTTTTGCCGCCCTGGGCGGCCTGGCGCTCATGGCCGATGCCCCCGAAACCGCCCTGGTCGCCTTCGCCATCAGCGGCTGCTGCCTCGGCTTTCTGTTCTGGAATGCCCCGCCCGCCCGGCTCTTTCTCGGCGATGCCGGCGCCATTCCCCTGGGTTTCCTGGCCGGCGCCCTGAGCCTGCAGCTGTGGCTGAGCCACGCGGTTCCGCCGTGGCTGACGCTGCTGCCCTTCGCCCCTTTCTGGGCGGATGCCAGCATCACCCTGCTTCGGCGCCTGTGGCGGGGAGAACGAATAATGCAGGCCCACCGGGAGCACTACTACCAGCGGCTGGTTCAGTCGGGATGGGGACACGGGAAGACGGCCCTGCTGGGCTGGGGCCTGATGCTGTTTGCCGCT harbors:
- a CDS encoding NAD-dependent epimerase/dehydratase family protein codes for the protein MKVLLTGANGFIGRHVLEQLLAGGHQVRALSRRPVLGVGEEREGLEWQVIDDIGPETDWTDALRGVEVIIHLAGHAHRAEGGDDDTAHERINFHGTRRLAESAAGHVRRLIFLSSIAVHGLRESDAAIDEETPLRPASAYAESKARAEEHLASVQERGWMETLCLRVPLVVGPNAPGNLGRLQAAVARGWPLPFAGVRNQRSLLGATHLARALCGCIETPAFSRNAYVLADAEPLGTADMIRALAEGQGGAPRLWALSPALLRRTAVLLGGSTMAEQLLGSLTVNASSFRREVGDYQQQSTFEALRDSMIHG
- a CDS encoding class I SAM-dependent methyltransferase; this encodes MDNRRQKAYYESRFQAGGQDESAANWITNRWTALRRGLQRAERRHGLRERVIAWHKQWLGDLSGRAVLDLGCFRGNELSLWLAEQAGDYTGIDLSPSAVAALNEKLEGLPHARAIAGDFLLADLPEAGFDVVYAHSVLHHFPDVDVLCRRLSQVLKPGGVVVSVDPTQTEPLNRLARLLYRPFQSDRDWEWPFSRKTFRILQRHFEIDRIQGYRGFSRIGLLIPPLMGWGLRMDERFARRLGPGLWFCWLVTMRMRKPA
- a CDS encoding MraY family glycosyltransferase, encoding MNGSMAAVSLAAILLSALGCGLWRPLARRLGFVDEPNHRSLHERPMVRSGGLPMALALLLVLLPAFTFQAMTLPWPLLLALMLAAGLTLVSALDDRIPLPVLPRLGSHLLACVLFVALGPELPAWLDAWPLPALLPVGLLAVLALAWLINLYNFMDGSDGLAGGQGVIGFAALGGLALMADAPETALVAFAISGCCLGFLFWNAPPARLFLGDAGAIPLGFLAGALSLQLWLSHAVPPWLTLLPFAPFWADASITLLRRLWRGERIMQAHREHYYQRLVQSGWGHGKTALLGWGLMLFAALAALAGQYLDHYLGQQPGQPAQVLLGQAALVTLVLLSLLLTAFWIARRAGD